The window GGTCTGAAATGCTGCTTCAGTATCACATTTGTGTTCTGTCTTTGTTGTGGCCAGACTATGACATTATGTAGTTTCAGTCAAATATGGCGCAGTCCTGCTaatgttttgctatttgtgtttgtgttcacagaCTGGGATCTGGAGAACTCTTGTCGTTGGCCCTGCCTGGATGCTAGCTGATCCAGTGCACCCTTCCCCATTGCCCTGACTGTGGGTgcccccccgccgcccccccgccaccccccctcAATTGCCTCATCACCCTGGGTTAGGCAGCACTCTCGGTCGCTGGGGAGGGCAGGGCGGCAATGGAGGTCCCCCTGGTCAACTTCGAAAACCTGGATGACGTCGGCCTCAACATGGGTGACCCCAGCGACTCGGGGTACCCCACCTCACCCACCTCAGACGCGCCCGACCACCACGGGGTGACCAATCGCGTGGTCGCGTCGGCCTCGAGCTCCCCCCAGCGGCGCCAGCCCACGGGGCAGCAGCAGGGGGGATTCTCGCCGGGCGCGACGCCCGTCCTCAACAAGCGGGTCAACTCCAGCTGCAACAGCCTCATCTCCAACTGGAAGGTGCTCATGCACAGCGAGGGCAGCCCCTGCGACAGCGTCTTCAGCAAGGCCGCCAAGGACTTCTGCGACGACGCCTTCGGCGAGAAGCACAGCTTCAAGCAGGAGGACGGAGAGCAGAAGGTCGTCATCAACGTGTCGGGCATGAAGTACGAGACGCAGCTCAAAACCCTGACCCAGTTCCCCGACACGCTTCTCGGCGATCCGAAGAAGAGGATGTACCATTTTGACCCGATGAAGAACGAATACTTTTTTGACCGCAACCGGCCTGCCTTTGATGGAATTCTATACTTTTACCAATCCGGTGGCAAGATCCGAAGACCCGCGAACGTTCCGCTGGAAATATTTGCCGATGAGATTGTTTTCTATGAGCTCGGTGCGGACGCTATCGAACAGTTCCGAGAGGAGGAGGGTTTTGTAAAGGAGCCTGAGGCCGCCCTGCCCACCAAGGAGATCCACAAGCAGTTCTGGCTGCTGTTTGAGTATCCGGAAAGTTCCAGCGCAGCTCGGTTGGTGGCCTTGGTGTCCGTCACCGTCATCACAATCTCTATCGTTGTCTTCTGCTTGGAGACATTACCGGAGTTCCGTGACGACCTGGACACTACCGTCCAGCTTCCCCAGGGCAACCGAACTGATGCCAACGGTGTCCTCCTGCCGCCGAGCGCGGCGCCTAAAACCCTCGCCCAGACGTTCTCCGACCCGTTCTTCATCATAGAGACGATCTGCATCATCTGGTTCATCTTCGAGCTGAGCGTGCGCTTCGTCTGCTGCCCAAGCAAGAGCAAGTTCTTCCACAACATGATGAACGTCATCGACATCTTCTCCATCGTCCCCTATTTCATCACCCTGGCAACGGATCTGATGACCACGCCAGACGAAGAGGCCGCCGGGCAGAACATGTCTCTGGCCATCCTGCGGGTCATCCGCCTGGTGAGGGTGTTCCGCATCTTCAAGCTGTCGCGGCACTCCAAGGGGCTCCAGATCCTGGGCTGGACCTTGAGGGCCAGCTTGAGGGAGTTGGGCCTGCTCATGTTCTTCCTCTTCATCGGAGTCATCCTCTTCTCCAGTGCCATCTACTTCGCCGAGGTCGACGAGCCCGACACAGCATTCGTCAGCATCCCAGAGGGCTTCTGGTGGGCGGTGGTGACTATGACTACCGTCGGGTACGGCGACATGACCCCAATCACGATGGGGGGCAAGATGGTGGGCACCCTGTGTGCCATCGCCGGCGTGCTGACCATCGCCCTCCCCGTGCCCGTCATCGTCTCCAACTTCAACTACTACTACAACCGGGAGACGGAACAAGGAGATAAGCACATCATGGATAGTGTCGAGGCGGCTGCGCAGAAGGCCAACGAGGCCAACAAGGGCGACAGCAACGTCTCGCTGGACAAGAGCAACGGGAACTGGACCAGCGAGAAGAACGGGAtgccctgagacacacacaccgcacgaaACAGCacgtaaaaataaaaacacttatAAAACGTAACGCTATTCTAAATGACAGCTGCAACAACCCCTTCAACTATGCTGGCATTAATTTATAATAAAACTCAGTATCTTCCACATTGGAAATGTGGATGGAGAGACTTGCGCAGAGGCCGAGACAGAGACAGCTCGTTTGCACTTAGGATGTTCATGCCCCAGGAGGACTAGGGTCTGTTGTACCTGTCGTCTGGTTTGCTCTTACCCCAGCTGCTCAAGTCTTTCCCCATGGATGGAACTTAGCGTAGATCTAAAACCCAGCCGAATGAATGTAGTAGTAAACAAAGACTTGTGTCACGCGGACATACAGTGTGCTGTTTGAGAGATGTGGACAAAAATGCTGGAAAGACAGATGACTTTCGCCCCCCAATATAGTAGTACCGATAGCATCAGCTCAGCAAAACTTAGAGTGAAGACACATAGGCAAGGACTGGCTACATGCATTTAGCACTTTACAGTCTAAGCACTAAAAGATGAATGCACTTTAATTAGCAAATAAGCTCACATAATTAAATCATTAGCTTTGTCGACTGCTGCAGCTATCCAGTTTGTCTGGTCCCGGCGCATTTGAATAGACTCCTGGCTCTGTCCGGCCCTCCTGTAAAACACACGCTTCAGCCGGTTGCCATTTTGGCAGGAAGCTCAGAGCTTGATGGAATGACTAAATTTGCAATTTGTCAGGTTCCCAACGGCCCTCTATACGTACCAACACAATTAATTAGAGTCCATCAGCTATGCAAGCAGTCTACTACCCACCCCACTGGGACCAGGGGCATTCTGGGAATATCAAACCCCTGAGGAAAGTGGCAGCCAGAGGGTCGTCATCATATATGATAAATaagattattatttatttaaaaaggaGAAGCCATGCTTCTAGTCCAGAATGTCCAGTAGATCTTAGAAGTTTTacctgaagaaaactgatgcatGTTTTACTGGTTTCTTGATCACAGAACAATGTACTGTACCTAAAACAACACTGAACTCTTACACCCTGACCGCAAGAAACCGTATGGTTTGTAACGTCACAAGGTGGATAAGCAGCACCAAATCACTTTTTATATGAGCGTACaacatacactttctctctctctcacacatacacactctctctctctctctctgtatctctctctctctctcatacacacacacattctctctctctctctctctgtctctcagacacacacacacacacacacatacacacacacacacacacagcctattgCACATGGTAATCAAATGCATGTTAGAGTTAAGATATAAAATTAGCTGAGAGTGAGAACAATTGCTATACctcataaaacaaaaacaaaacagcaaaactAAAGCCATGTTGCAGGGCCTAAGACAAGTAGCAATAATGTCATCCCATTATTCAAAACATACTTCATTATTATACACTAAATGAGGGGACgcacttactgtatatattttatgtATGCACTGTTTTATTTATGACATTGAGAGTGCCTTTTATTAAATATGTATTCTGTTTATGCTGGACTATGACCCTGTATGATGCATGATCAGCAGGGATAGtgtgggcaaacacacacacacacacacacacacagacacacacacagacagacacacacacccacacacacacacacacacagacacacacacacacacacacacacacacacagcattacctGTCAAATCTGGGgaaaatgatcacacacacacacacacacacagcattacctGTCAAATCTGGGGAAAATTATCAAAGGCCATCCATTCATTACATTTCAGTTACGTCATCTTCCGCAGAGGCATCACCTTTACTTGTGAGATTGTAACCATGACAGAACTAGTTTCCTTGAAATGTTACATTGTTTAAAAGGTCTGTAATAAATTAAAGGGTTAATTTATAAAATGCCCTCGTAAGGCTGTGTAGTGCTCCTTAAGACGCTTCCAgaaggcgggggtgggggggtgggggggtgggaggggggtgcaaATGCAGTTAAGCACAATTAGAATGATAAATGCTGTTTCTAAAGAGTCTCCTTGCCAGTGTTCAAAAAACAGCTTGCGGCCTGGCTGGAGATGGCGTCCCACTGCCTGTGAGGTTAATGAAGATGTAGCTTTCAGCAGTGGACAGCTGCTTTTCCCCCGCGGTCATCACATCCAGAGCCAGAGAAGGGCTTGGGCCAGCATCCTCTGCTCGGTGCTCGGTCCCCGCGGCGATGCTGCAtcctcagcatcagcaccacccGCTGACGGACAGGCAGGAGGAGgggatgtgagtgtgtcagcTCTCACAAAGGCTGAATCCTGTCGTTTGGGTTTTtgtcacgtttttttttttttagtttgtttttgtctcactctctctctctggttttaATTGACCTGGCAAGGCCCGTTAAGTTTTGCAGCATCGCCTAAAAAAACTGACTTTGGTCAGGAGAAACGGTGGAAAAGATAGCAGGTGGTAAGAGAATGGTGATTTTGAGTTGGTAAATGTAAATCACTATTGGCTTTGAGAAGGACTTTGAGATTTGAGAAGGACTTTGAGATTTGAGAAGGAATGGCATTCAAACTAATAGATCACTGTGAAGTGGGCTTGTCATGTCCCCGATTCTTGAGAAACAAAGAGTGTTTCAGTGTCTAAAGGGGGagtcacatacgtcgctactcgcccatcgctcctcgcttctcGCCGAAATTCTACTCGCTGGCAGAAAAAAATATCTGCTGCCGGCGTCGGTACAGTCTATGTTGCAAACATgtccgttaactgtcaatcatctctattctacattctgatttggtactcgcttcactcgcatcgctgaaagttaaaataattttatctccgtacccgcccacatcgcatcgctagtcctcgcatcgcctggCCTGGCCACATTccgctagaacacattcacattccattgacagttctcgctcagagatgggcgagtagcgacgtatgtgaatgcggcTTAAGGGATGGCGGAGTAGCATTGACCCTGGTGTGGAGTGCGTTGGCACTGGCAGTGATCTGCATGTGAATATACGGATGGATGTGATAGAGATTACTGTGAAACATCTGTCTCTGATCTGCTGTTGAGTCCGAGAAAGGCAGTTAACGTCAGTAGCATAATATGACTCATGCTGATGGAAAAACTCACAGTGGCGGGCTATTCTCTAGCCTGGAAATCCACACCCAAATCTAGAAAGATTCACGGccaatgaaaatggcccaactcgaggggtgACCCCccccaagcatgcatttgaaaatatcactgcacGCAATATTGGACAACACtacaaccaatgtttactgtCTGATTCCGTACTTCGACGCAGCAGCGATGTCGCCGTCTGTTTGGCTTGCCTCTGGCCTAGCTACTTATATCAGAcgcaccgatgtgattggtacAGCTCGACTCCAACGGCATGGGTAATGTGCATGAGTGACTCGCTGAGAATATTCAAATTCTGCTCTCACAAGGACTCTGGATGTCCAGGCTAGCTGTTGTCAGGGAAAGTGCTATCGTTGACTGTGGCTATCATGTTAAGTGCTATCGTTGACTGTGGCTATCGTGCTAAGTGCTATCGTTGACTGTACTCTGTACAACAATCTCTGTCAATTTAAGTTGGACTAGTTGGACTCTGTGTGAAAGATGGAGGCAGATTGGAGTCTGTGGAAGGGGACAGCACTTGCGGGCTTTTCAAAAGCAGAGTTTCCAGCACAGACACGTACTGTAAGCTGAGTCCTTACGAGCAGTCAGCAGTCATTAGCCTTTCTAATCATGTCCCCAGAAGGGTAAGGTCGGAGAAGGGCCTGTGTGGGGCATCAGTGTCCTTTTGGCCCGAGAGCCTCCATACCGACAGCACGAgaggtgaacacatacacacacacacacacacacacacacacacatggtcatacacacgcagacacacacacacacacatgcatatatacgCATACACAAGAATGTTCTCACACATGCAAGCTCGCTCTTTCATACTttcatctttcctctctcctttgacaatacagtgagatggagagaacacacacacacacacacacacacactctctcgcgcacgcacacacacacacacacacacagacagacagacggacaacATGGACAGGTGAAACCTAGAGACAGAACAGATCCTCTCCACACCAACAACCCCACCCTGTGAGTAACTACAGCATTGAtacccctctcattctctctctctatttctttctctctctctcttctgttcatTGCCATTGTGTGTTATTGGTGTATTATGTAAGAAAGTGAGATAGGTGTCTAATAAAGCAATGTTAaacctctctgtccctctttctccccataTTCCCctcatcatttctctctctttctcctccttcgtTCATATTTCtttcctgatctctctctctctctctctctctctctctctctctctctctctctctctctctcttctgtctctcacactgtcGGCTTGTTTCCATCTGCCTTGGAACATGAGCTATACagtgacagacacagaaaagatggtgtttgtgtgcatgtgtcaatGAGCacgtctgtgtatctgtgtctagatgtgtgtgtgtgtgtgtgtgtgtgagagggaaacagagagacagtccCATGTGAGGAGAGATTAAGCTTGTCACTGGCGTTGGCTGCTGCCTGCAATGCTAACTGATAGGCTCAATCAAAAGGAGAACAAAGGCAAGCGTTCAATATCAGatgtctgctctttctctctctgccctgccaCTGTCACACCACGGACCGACCGGAGAGATGGTCGTGTAGATGAAGATGTcgagaagaaaagaaagcttTTGGACTCGTGATCACGCGCGTGGAGGTCCATTAGCTCGTGACCTTGGCGGCGGTACAGTACGGTATATTCTGCGGTTATTATTCATCACGGAATGATATCTTGCGCTGTGGTGGAGGTGgcgcggtgctgtgctgtgccggcCCGCAGCCTGAGCTCTCGAAGCAAAATGACATGATTAAAAATTCAAAACAGATGAATCTTTTATAGGATCATCTATCTTGGCTCCTTGGGCGGCGCGGGAGCACAGCGGTGGCCCTCGACTGACACCCGCGCTCGTATATTAAACTCAACTAGGcctattttgtcatttgttttccGCTCAGCTTGCCTTTGAACAATGTCATGAGAGTGGAGcgacgcaggcaggcaggcaggcaggccgggCCCTGGCGGAGGAGTCAGGAGAGCTCGGTCAGCACTGCAGCAGGGGATAATACGGACGgagggacggacggacggacggacggacggcgGCGGAGTGGACAGGTATCACCGTTTCAGCCGGGGGGAGACTAATACAGACTTAAGACACATGCATATTCAGACCCAGTGCTGCTCTCACGTTGCAGCCTGCATTCACACCCCTGCCGCTCCTGTAACTCACAGACACTGTCTGCACTCATACACCAGCACGGTTGTTTACCTGACTGTAAGAGGCCAAATATTTGTGTTTAATTAAGTGCTGGTTTGAAATTATACTTCTTATCAACATTCCTTCTGAATGATGATACAAAGTATAATATCATTTGAtcattatgtgtttatttatgtgtataGATTTAGTGCAAAGCATGTAAAGGAATTGATCCAGGAATCGTTATGTCATTGAGTTCAGCCCCACAGAAGGTAGCAAAACATATTGTGTTACAGAGTAAGGAATACAGTAGGATTTCAAATGCAGTCCAACTGTTACCCAGACATTGCAGATTTGAGGGACATTTTATTTGGTTCTTCTTTTACAGTATTGCCAGACCTTTATCCCTCTAGCCGAGACTGTTTCCAGACCTTTATGTCTCATTCATGATGTTGGGATCGTACTGTCCCACACAAGATACCTGTGtgcaatgcgtgtgtgtgtgcgtgtgcgtgtgcgtgtgtgtgtacacctctcTTTGGTGACTCATCCATGATGTAAGGAACCAGACATCTCGTGCAGGACTCCTTTGTTAAGGCTCCAAGGTTTCACATGGACGGCTTATTGATCAGACTTCAGACACTGAACAACATCGATCCGCTTCATCCCATGCTGTCTgacatgtgcgtgcatgtacagtatcaggCGCATTTCTGGGATGTGTGATCTCATGTGTGCAtacgtacagtacgtgtgtgtgtgtgtgcgtgtgtgtgtgtgtgtgtgtgtgtgtgtgtctgtgagcgtgCATGTACAGCATCAGGCGCAATTCTGGGATGTGTGAGCTCATCATTGATTTTTCTCCTGTCTCTGTACTGCAATACTCAACAACATgtgacatgtatgtgtgttgagtgtttgtttgtgaatgtgtgtgtgtgcatgcgtacgtgtgtgtgtgtgagagagagagtgaatgtgtgtgtgtgcatgtgtttgtgtgtatgtgcatgtgtgtgagtgtgtgtgtgtgtgtgtgtgtgtgtgtgtgtgtatatgtgtgtgtgtgtgtgtgtgtgcgttttgtaCAGTCCCACGTTGGTGTGAATAATGCAGGCCGGCGTAAAGGTCACTTAATAGGACCTCATGTCATTGCTGATTCCCAGTGTCAGGCCCTCGGGGGCAGCACTTTCCATCGGGCAGGACGCCGGACGACCGAGCCGCGGAGCGCAGGGAGCACCGCGGGGTCCTACGAGTGCACTGCGCAGACAGACGATCTTAAGTGAAGGGCTCACATATCACTTTTGTCAGCAGACACTCGGAGCAACTATTTTAGAAGTGCGTGGACAGCAGATGACTCTGAtgctggctgctgctgttgccgcgGAGATGGAGACGGTAGCggaggtggcggtggcggtggcggaggGTATAGCGGGCACAATGCCCGTGCCCACACTGCAGGGTGTGGAGTTTGGGGGGTGGATGACCTGGGGCCTGACGACTGCTGCACACCTGAGTCACTACCTGAGTTCTAGCTGAATGAACAGGCACAGGTATATACAGATGGATCGCTGTGACTGGGGGTAACTTGACGACttacactgcacacatacacccactgcACTGTATGCACATGCTGGCTGAGTCTTCCTGC is drawn from Sardina pilchardus unplaced genomic scaffold, fSarPil1.1 HAP1_SCAFFOLD_259, whole genome shotgun sequence and contains these coding sequences:
- the LOC134074808 gene encoding potassium voltage-gated channel subfamily A member 10-like is translated as MEVPLVNFENLDDVGLNMGDPSDSGYPTSPTSDAPDHHGVTNRVVASASSSPQRRQPTGQQQGGFSPGATPVLNKRVNSSCNSLISNWKVLMHSEGSPCDSVFSKAAKDFCDDAFGEKHSFKQEDGEQKVVINVSGMKYETQLKTLTQFPDTLLGDPKKRMYHFDPMKNEYFFDRNRPAFDGILYFYQSGGKIRRPANVPLEIFADEIVFYELGADAIEQFREEEGFVKEPEAALPTKEIHKQFWLLFEYPESSSAARLVALVSVTVITISIVVFCLETLPEFRDDLDTTVQLPQGNRTDANGVLLPPSAAPKTLAQTFSDPFFIIETICIIWFIFELSVRFVCCPSKSKFFHNMMNVIDIFSIVPYFITLATDLMTTPDEEAAGQNMSLAILRVIRLVRVFRIFKLSRHSKGLQILGWTLRASLRELGLLMFFLFIGVILFSSAIYFAEVDEPDTAFVSIPEGFWWAVVTMTTVGYGDMTPITMGGKMVGTLCAIAGVLTIALPVPVIVSNFNYYYNRETEQGDKHIMDSVEAAAQKANEANKGDSNVSLDKSNGNWTSEKNGMP